A genome region from Leptospiraceae bacterium includes the following:
- a CDS encoding peptidoglycan-binding protein, with translation MNYGKLVLFGFLILLFNCAKEVTLRNAPINDDKKDRSMGNYPENAKSGHCYVKTSIPAEYKTVEEKVLVSEATSKMEDVPAEMETIEEKIIDKPGSSLWKKSSDGDLYCYEEIPPTYKVIKKEVQKSPATRKLVTVPAEYKTEKKEIVVKEAKNEWTEVLCGNNAKPEIIAQLQKSLKEKGYSPGNTDGKLEQNTMDAISKYQKEKNLKPSSNGLINMDTALSLGVKMPSGE, from the coding sequence ATGAATTACGGCAAATTAGTATTATTCGGTTTTTTGATTCTTTTATTTAACTGCGCAAAAGAGGTAACACTTAGAAATGCGCCTATAAATGATGACAAAAAAGATCGTTCCATGGGAAATTATCCTGAAAACGCCAAATCAGGACATTGTTATGTTAAAACTAGCATACCAGCCGAGTATAAAACAGTAGAAGAAAAAGTTTTAGTTTCTGAAGCTACAAGCAAAATGGAAGACGTACCAGCTGAGATGGAAACCATCGAAGAAAAAATTATAGATAAACCCGGAAGTTCTCTTTGGAAAAAATCATCTGATGGTGATTTATATTGTTACGAAGAAATTCCGCCAACCTATAAAGTCATCAAAAAAGAAGTACAGAAATCCCCTGCTACTAGAAAATTAGTAACCGTTCCTGCAGAATACAAAACTGAGAAAAAAGAAATTGTAGTTAAAGAAGCAAAGAACGAATGGACTGAAGTACTTTGTGGAAATAACGCAAAACCAGAAATCATTGCTCAGTTACAAAAAAGCTTAAAAGAAAAAGGTTACTCTCCTGGAAATACTGACGGCAAGTTAGAACAAAATACGATGGACGCAATCAGTAAATACCAAAAAGAGAAAAATCTAAAACCAAGCAGTAACGGTCTTATCAATA